GTTTTTAAATAATGATGATGATGGTGAGGCTTTGGAATATTTGTTTCAAGTATCTAGGAAAGCTGGTGCGGAACTAACGGTTTTAAGATCTAAAGATGTTATTAAGGCGATGGAGGATTTTGGTAGAAACAATTATATAACTCATATAATAATGGGAGCTTCGCCAGACGAAGAAGTTCAAGGAAATAAAAATATAACACTAAATTTAAAAAGTAGATTATCAGGTGTGGAATTTATTATACTATAGTTACTTATTTTCCCTCCTAAAATAAGTATTTTTTTAAAGTTAACACACAATCTATTAATAAGAAGTAATATGTTAGTATAGAATAGAGTTAGGAGGATAATTATGGCTAAAATTAGAAGAATGTTTCCAGGAGGTAATACTTATAAAGGTTCATTTTCTTATCACAAATATATTTTAGGTAAAGGTGGAAAGAAACTTTATATACTTAAGGGAGTGCCAGGTGGGGGCAAATCATCTTTGATGAAAGATATTGCTGATAAGATGTTAAAAAGAAATTTTTCAATAGAATATCATCATTGTCCATCAGACAAGGATTCAGTTGATGGTGTTGTCATAAAAGAATTAAACGTTGCAATAGTGGATGGCACCTTCCCTCATATAATAGATCCTGTTTATCCAGGGTTGTATGAAAAAATTATTAATATAGGTGAATTTGCCTGTGAAGAAAAGCTATTACCTTACAAAGATGAAATAGTTAAGGCAAAAGTTAATAATAAGAATTGTTATAGGCGTACTTATGCTTATTTTCGTGGCGCAAAAGAAATAAGGGAAGAAATTGAAAGTACAAATAGAGAAAAGACTGATTTAGCAAAAGTTTATAAATATATTGAAAAATTAGAAAAAAAACTTTTTGAGAATGTAGAGCCTAGTACCAGATTAGGAATGGATAGACATTTATTTTCATCGGCTTATACACCTGAGGGTTATATAGATTTTACAGATACTTTATTAACTGATGTAGATGAAGTTTATTATATAGCTGGAGAAATTGGAACTGGCAAATCCATACTATTAGACTCTATTTTTGAAAAATCCCTTAGAAAAGGTTTAAATGTGGAAGTATATCATAATCCACTAATGCCTAAGGAAATAGATACACTAATAATTCCTAAATTGGGAACGGCTATTTCTGCAAGTGTTATTTGTAAAGATAAATATACTGAAATGATTGATTTCAGTAAATATATGAAAAATTCTAAGAGAATAGATGAAGATTACGAAATGTATGAAGAATTAATATCTATAGGACTTTCTAGCTTGAAAAAAGCTAAAAACAACCATG
This genomic interval from Tissierellales bacterium contains the following:
- a CDS encoding universal stress protein UspA translates to FLNNDDDGEALEYLFQVSRKAGAELTVLRSKDVIKAMEDFGRNNYITHIIMGASPDEEVQGNKNITLNLKSRLSGVEFIIL
- a CDS encoding ATP-binding protein, which produces MAKIRRMFPGGNTYKGSFSYHKYILGKGGKKLYILKGVPGGGKSSLMKDIADKMLKRNFSIEYHHCPSDKDSVDGVVIKELNVAIVDGTFPHIIDPVYPGLYEKIINIGEFACEEKLLPYKDEIVKAKVNNKNCYRRTYAYFRGAKEIREEIESTNREKTDLAKVYKYIEKLEKKLFENVEPSTRLGMDRHLFSSAYTPEGYIDFTDTLLTDVDEVYYIAGEIGTGKSILLDSIFEKSLRKGLNVEVYHNPLMPKEIDTLIIPKLGTAISASVICKDKYTEMIDFSKYMKNSKRIDEDYEMYEELISIGLSSLKKAKNNHELLEEYYHTAIDYGKIDEVKRKIISEILSLT